In Phreatobacter cathodiphilus, the genomic window TCGGGACGATGTTCTCGGCGCGGGCGAAGATGTCGGCCTGGAACAGCTTGGGACCCGCCCCCTGCTCGCGGAAGAACATGACGAAGAGGCCGTTCGGCGAGAAGGTCGGTCCCTCGTTGTGAAAGCCCGAGGTGATGATGCGCTCGCCCGAGCCATCCGGCTTGATGACGCCGATGGCGAACTGGCCGCCGCCTTGGCGGGTGAAGGCGATGTAGTCGCCGCGCGGCGACCAGACCGGGGTGGAATAGCGCCCCTGGCCGAAGGAGATGCGGTTGGCGCCGCCGCCCCCGGCGCTCATCACGTAGAGCTGCTGGCCGCCGCCGCGATCGCTCTCGAAGACGATCTGGCTGCCGTCCGGCGAATAGGAGGGCGAGGTGTCGATCGCCGAACCGTCGGTCAGGCGCACCGCCGCGCGGGAGCGCAGGTCGAGGGAGTAGAGCGAGGAGCCGGAGCCCTGCTGCAGCGACAGCGCGATGCGCTGCCCGTCCGGCGAGAAGCGCGGCGAGAAGGTCATGCCGGGGAAGTTGCCGACCTGCTCGCGCTGACCGGTCTCGATGTTGAGGAGATAGACCCGCGGCTCACCGCCGGCATAGGCCATGTAGGTGATGTCCTGGCTCGACGGCGAGAACCGCGGCGTCAGCACGAGGTCGCCGCCGCGGGTCAGGTAGCGCACGTTGGCGCCGTCCTGGTCCATGATGGCGAGGCGCTTCTGGCGTCGGTCCTTGGGACCGGTTTCGTCGACGAAGACGATGCGGGTGTCGAAATGGCCCTTCTCGCCGGTGACGCGCTCGAAGATCTGGTCGGAGACGAGATGGGCGATGCGCCGCCAGTTCTGCTCCTGGGTGGCGAACTGCTGGCCGTGGAGCTGGCCGCCCTGGGCAACGTCCCACAGGCGGAACTCGACGCGCGAACGGCCGTCGGCACCGCGGCCGGCGCGGCCCGTGACGATCGCCGCCGCCCCGAGCTGGCGGAACTGGGCGAAGTTCGGCGGCTGGTCGGGATCGAGCGTCGCATTGCCGTAGGCCTGCTTCTCGATGATGCGGAAGAAGCCGGAGCGACGGAGATTGTTCTCGATGACGCCGGAGATGTTGCGGCCCATGTCGCCCTCGCCGCCGAGATTCGGCACGACGATGGGGAAGGGCTGCACCTGGCCACGACGAATGTCGATGACGGGCGGGGCGCCCTGCGCCAGCGACCAGGGGGAGAACAGGCTCGTGCCGGCGATGGCGGTGCCGGCGGAGAGGATGGTGCGGCGGTTCAGAAGCAGGGTCATGATCAGGTCTCTTGAGGCCTTCAGATGGCGCTGGCATGGCGGTTCGTCGAGAACCTCACGACAAGCCGGCGCAACACGTCCGTCAGCGCATCATTTCCTTGGGGTCGAAGTTGAGGACGACTTCGCGCCACGTGTCGTAGCGCTCGCGCGGCAGCCGCACCCCGCCCTCGGCCGAGCAGCGCATGACGGCGCGCACGGCGGAATTGGCCAGAACCTGGAAGTTGGAATCGCTGCGGGGGTTCTGCACCTCGGGACGGGCGGTCACGGTACCGTCGGGATTGAAGGAGACGCGCAGCCGCACCGCCGGGCTGTTGCCCTCGCGCGCCGCGATCGGAATTTCCCAGCACCGCTCGGCCCAGGCGCGGATGGCGTCGATCTCGCGACCGGTGATGCGGGCGGCCGAGCCCGTCGTGGTGCCCAAATTGTTGTTCCGGCCGACTGTGGCGCCCGTCGCCTCGGTGCGCGTGGCGGCCCGCCGGTCGTTCTCCTGCGAGCGGCTGGTGGCCAGCCGGGCGGCGATGGAATTGGGGTCGAACTGCCGGGAATTGGCCTGTTCCAGCCGCTGCCGCTCCGCCCGTTCGCGGGCCTCGCGCTGCTGGCGTTCACGGGCCTCTCGCGCGACGCGTTCACGCTCCTGCCGCTCGCGCGCCTCCCGCTGCTGGCGTTCCTGGCGTTCGCGGGCCTCGCGCTGTTCCTGCTCGCGGCGCGCCTGTTCCTGACGCTGCTGTTCCTGGCGCTGCTGCTCGCGGCGGGCTTGTTCCTGGCGCTGCTGTTCCTGGCGGCGCTGCTCCTCCTCGCGCTTCTGGCGGGCCTGGAGTTCGGCCTCCTTGGCGGCGAGGTCCTCCTGCTGCTGCTCGGCGGCCGCGGCCGGCGGCGTCGGCCGCGGCTGGGGCTGCGGCGGCACCGGCATCGAGGGCTGGACGGCGGCGAGCTGGGCGGGGCGCGCGGCCGGCGGCGGCGGGGCCGCGGCCTCCTCCGGCTTCGGCTCGGGCACCGGGGGGCGCGGCGGCGGGGGCGGCGGCACGTCGGTGTTCTGCACCCGCTCGCGGGCGACGGGAAGCGTCGCCGGGTCCTGCGTCTGGCGCTCTTCCGGCGCCTGGCGGTCGACGACGCGCTGCGGCGTCGGCGTCTGCTCGCCGCGGCGGTCGCCGCGGGTCGACTGCGCCGGCTCGTCGGAGACGATCTCCACCGGCACGCTCTCGCCCTCGTCGACCTTCGAGGGCGACGTCAGGAAGCCGACGAGGCCCGCGACCACGAGGAGCACGTGCCCCGCGACCGAAACCCCGTAACCGACCTTCTGCGGGTGGAGCGCCAAAGCCTGTCCCTGCCCTGCCCTCAGCGCGTCGCGCGCTCGGTGGCGACCAGCGCCACCTTGGTGAAGCCGCCGCCCTTCAGCTGCGACAGGACGTCCATGATGGCCTGGTAGTTCGCCGCAGCGTCACCGCGCACGAAGATGCGCTCCTCCGCGCCGTTCTGGGCGCGGGTTCGGACGCGCTCGACGAGCGCCGCGGACTCGACCTTGTCGTCGCCGACGAAGATCTCGCCGTTCTGCCGCACCGAGACGGTGATCGGCGGCTTGTCCTGCTGGATGGCGCGGGCCGAGGCCTGCGGCAGGTCGATCGGCACCGACACCGTCATCAGCGGCGCGGCGATCATGAAAATGACGAGGAGCACGAGCATCACGTCCACGAAGGGCGTGATGTTGATCTCGTTCATGACGTGGGAGCGGCGCCGGCGGCGACCGCCGCCCCGTCCGCCACCGCCACCGCCACCTGCGAGTTGGGCACCCATGTGGCTGGCTCCTTACGCCGCGCGCTGGTCGTAGCCGCCGGCCTGCTGGTCGATCTGGCGCGACAGGATGGCGGAGAACTCGTCGGCGAAGCCCTCGAGGCGGCTGGCGATCTTGTTCACCTCGCCGGCGAGCTTGTTGTAGGCAATGGTCGCGGGAATGGCGGCGACGAGGCCGATGGCGGTGGCGAACAGCGCCTCCGCGATGCCCGGCGCGACGACGGCGAGCGAGGTGTTCTTCGACACCGCGATGGCCTGGAAGGCGGTCATGATGCCCCAGACGGTGCCGAACAGGCCGATGAAGGGGCCGGCCGACGCGACGGTGGCGAGCACCATCAGCCGGGCCTCGAGCCGCTCGACCTCACGCTGGATGGTGACGTTCATCACCCGGTCGAGGCGCTGCTGCAGGCCGGCGAAGGAGCGCGAGGCCGTCTCGTGGCTGCGCTTCCACTCGCGCATGGCGGCGACGAAGAGCGCGGCCATGGCCGTGGTGGGACGCTGTGCCAGAGAGCGGTAGAGCTCCTCAAGGCTCTGGCCGGACCAGAAGACCTGCTCGAAGCGGTCCATCTGCGTCTTGGTCCGGCGATACATGATGATTTTCTCGACGATGATCGCCCACACCCAGATGGAGGCGGCGACGAGCCCGAGCATCACGCCCTTGACCACCCAGTGGGCGGCCCAGAACAGGCCCCAGAGGGAAACATCGTGGGAGGCGACCGCGGCTGCGTCGGCGGGGGTCATGGCAAAATCCTTTTCGCGACAGGCGGCTCTGAGGTCGCGCGAACGTTCCGGCCCTGGTCGAAAACACGGGAGGACCGCGGCAACTGCACCAATTGACGCTCAATCGTCCCTGGAAGGGGCGAAATGGCCCCTGAATGTGTCTTGACCGTGGCGCGGAACGTGCTTCCGCGTGGTCACCTACCAAGCCATTGATAAGGTTAAGGACGGGTTATCTTCGGCACTGCATCATGAATGATGCGTCAGCGCATCGGGACAAGGCCGGACTGCCGGCGGGTGGACCCTGTCGCGCCGGCGAGAACCGGCGTCGCTGGCCATATCCCGCTCGTTGGCCGCTAACAAGCTCACTGGCGAAGATGTGACCTGCTGGTGCGGCCCGGCGCGCGGAGCCGAGACCGCTGTCAGGCAGCCCCCGTCTCCCGCGGCGTCATCGCCTGCCGCAGCCCGTCGGGGATGCGCACCGGTTTTCCGCCGGCGAGGAAGGCGACGCGCACGCTCGCCTCCACCAGCACCTCCCCGCCGCGCTTGACGCGCTGCGCAAGGTTCAGCGTCGCGCCCTTCACCACCTCGGTGCGCGTCTCCACCGTCAGCACGTCGTCGATGCGCGCGGGCTTCAGGAACTCGATGCCCATGGAGCGCACGACGAAGAAGAAGCCGCCACCGGCTTCCTCCTTGGCCGTTTCGAACAGGTCGCCTTGCGCCACGCCAAGGAGCCGCAGGAAATCCGTGCGACCGCGTTCCATGAAGCGCAGGTAGCTGGCGTGGTAGACGACGCCGGAAAAGTCGGTGTCCTCGTAATAGACGCGGACGGGGAGGATATGCGTCTCGCCGTCGATGCGGCCGGCCAGGTGGTGGCCATCGGTCATGCGGTAATCCCTTACGCTCGCCGAGTATCGGATCGTGCGAACCCGCTTAACGCGGCGATGGGACGAAAGCGAGGCACCGTTCCAGAAGGGTTCGCCCTGCGGAAACCGGGTGTCGACTTCGCTCCGGCCGCGTGCTCTAAGCCGCCGGCCTGCGCAACCGCGCATGGGCCATCGCATGAGACATCCCCACATGAAACCGATCCTGACGGCCGCCTTCCTGGCGCTGCTGACGACCTCCGCCATGGCGCAGGGCGCCGACACCTGCGCCGGCTACCTGAAGTCGCTCGCAGAGATGGAAGCGGCGATGAAGGCGGCCGGAACGGCGATGCCGCCGACCGACCCGAACGACGCCAAGATCATCGCCTATTGCCGCGCCAATCCGCGCGCCTCGCTCGCCGACGCCATGACCAAGGCGCTGCAGTAACCCGAGACGATGATCGCCGGTCCCCACGGGGGGCCGGCGGCTCACTCTTCCTCGTCGCCCTTGAAGAGCATGAACTGCGCCCCGTCGCGCTGCGGCTCGGCGAGGCCGAGGTGGCGGAAGGCGCCCGAGGTCAGGAGCCGCCCGCGCGGCGTCCGCTGCAGGAAGCCCTGCTGGATCAGGAAGGGCTCGATGATCTCCTCGATGGCGTCGCGCGGCTCCGACAGCGCCGCCGCCATGGTCTCGATCCCCACGGGACCGCCGCCATAGTTCAGCGCGATGGCTTTCAGATAGCGGCGGTCCATGGCGTCGAGCCCGGCATCGTCGACCTCCAGCCGCGTCAGCGCCTCGTCGGCGATGGTCCGGGTGATCGTGTCGGAATCCCGGTAGATGGCGAAGTCTCGCACCCGCCGGAGCAGGCGGCCGGCGATGCGCGGCGTGCCGCGCGCGCGCCGCGCGATCTCGTTCGCCCCGTCCGCCGTCATGCCGACGCCCAGTACCCGCGCGCCGCGGGTGACGATCAGCTCCAGTTCCTCCACCGTATAGAAGGCGAGGCGGATGGGGATGCCGAACCGGTCGCGCAGCGGCGTCGTGAGGAGGCCCGCCCGCGTCGTCGCGCCGACCAGGGTGAACTTGGCGAGGTCGATCTTCACAGAGCGCGCCGCGGGCCCCTCGCCGATGATCAGGTCGAGCTGGAAATCCTCCATGGCCGGGTAGAGGATTTCCTCGACCGCCGGATTGAGCCTGTGAATTTCGTCGATGAAGAGCACGTCGCGCTCTTCGAGGTTCGTCAGCTGCGCCGCCAGATCTCCCGCCTTGGCGATGACCGGGCCGGAGGTGGCGCGGAAGCCGACGCCGAGCTCCTTTGACAGGATCTGCGCCAGGGTCGTCTTGCCGAGGCCGGGCGGGCCGACGAAGAGCACGTGGTCGAGCGCCTCCCCGCGAGAGCGGGCCGCTGAGATGAAGACCTCGAGGTTGGAGCGCGCCTGCGCCTGGCCGATGAACTCGGCGAGCCGCTGCGGCCTGAGATGCGTGTCGGCATCGTCGTCGCGGCGTTCGGCGGAGAGGATGCGGTCGGTCTCGCTCAAGACGACAGTTCCTTCAGACCCATCCGGATCAGCGTCTGCGTGTTCGCTTCCTCGCCCGCCTTCTTCGCCGCCGCCGCGATGGCGGCCGCCGCCTGGGGCTGGCCGTAGCCGAGATTGGTCAGCGCCGAGATGGCGTCGGCGACCGGGCCTGCCACACGCTTCTCGTCGACGTCGCCGGCGAGCTTGGCGAGAGCCGGATCGATGTCGGTGAAGCCCGGCGCCTTGTCCTTGAGCTCGGTGATGATGCGCTCGGCGACCTTCGGCCCGACGCCGTTGGCCCGGCCGATGGCCGCCTTGTCGCGCAGGGCAATGGCGCTGGCGAGGTCGGAGGCCTTCAGCGCCGAAAGCACCGACAGCGCCACCTTGGCGCCCACCCCCTGCACCGCCAGCAGCAGCCGGAACCACTCCCGCTCGAGGTCGTTGGCGAAGCCGTAGAGGCGGATCATGTCCTCGCGCACCATGGTCTCGATGGAGAGCACGGCCGCCTCGCCCGCCGCCGGCAGCGACTGCAGGGTGCGCGACGAACAGTGGACCACGTAGCCGACGCCGTGGACGTCGACGATGACCCAGTCCGGTCCGTAGCTGTCGATGGTGCCCTTGAGCTTGCCGATCATGTGAGGTCCGCCGGTTTGAGCCTGCGCTTATAGCGGATTCGCCGGCGGCGCGGTCCCCCCGTCGCCGGCCCCGGGGCCTCACGTCGTCCGCCGGCGCCCTCGTCCTGAATCACCACGTGAAGAACTTGAATCGGAATATGGAGACCGGAATCGGGACGGCAGGTTCTGCCGTCAAGAGCCTGGCATTAAACGACTTTTGGCGCTCGACCTGAATCGGAACGGGAAGGACGTCGGGGCGCGTTCCGCGGCTCCCCTTGCCCCCGCCGGCCCTTTTGGCGAGACAGGGTCATGGCCCAGCCGATTCCCACATTCGCCCTCGAGCGGCGCGCCCTTAAGCAGGGATTCGCCCCCGTCGCAGGGGTGGACGAGGCCGGCCGCGGCCCGCTCGCGGGGCCCGTCGTCGCCGCCGCAGTAATCCTCGACCCGAGCGCCATCCCCAAGGGCCTTGCCGATTCCAAGGTTCTCGACGCCACCCGCCGCGAAGAGCTCTACGCGGCGATCACCCGCTCCGCCCTCGCCTGCGCCATCGCCTCGTCGGGACCGCTGCGCATCGACGCCACGGACATCCGCAAGGCGACGCTCCACGCCATGAGTCGGGCCGTCGCCGGCCTCTCCCTGCCGGCGCGCCACGTTCTCGTGGACGGCCGCGACGTGCCGCCCCTCCCCCTCGGCGTCTCGGGCGAAGCCATCGTCGACGGCGACGCGCTGGTGCTCTCCATCGCCGCCGCCTCGATCCTCGCTAAGGTCCATCGCGACCGCCTGATGGTCCATGTCGACGCCGCCCACCCCGGCTACGGCTTCGCCGTCCACAAGGGCTACGGGACGAAGGCGCACCGAGAGGCCATCGCGGCGCACGGCCCCTGCCTCCATCACCGCATGACCTTCGGCACGCTGAAGGCCACTGCCGAGTGAGGCAGCCGCACTGTCGCGGGCTTACAGCTCCAGCGTCTTCCGGATCGTCAGCATGTCGCGCCAGGCGAGCCGCTTGGCGATGGGGCTGCGCAACAGATAGGCCGGATGCAGCGTCGCGATGGCCCGGATCGTTCGCCCGCCGGCCTCGTAACCCGTCATCCGCCCGCGCATCTTCATGATGCCCTTGAGGCCGAGCAGCGTCTCGGTGGAGGGCGCGCCGACGCAGACCAGCAGCTCCGGCGCCTTCAGCTCGATCTGCCGGCGCACGAAGGGCTCGCAGATGGCGATCTCCTGCGGCGTCGGGGTGCGGTTGCCGGGCGGGCGCCAGGGGATGATGTTGGCGATATAGGCGTTGGTCTGCCGGTCGAGGCCGACGGAGGCCAGCATCCTGTCGAGGAGCTGTCCGGACTTGCCGACGAAGGGCCGTCCCTCCATGTCCTCCTCGCGGCCCGGCGCCTCGCCCACGAACATGACGCGGGCGTCGCGCGCACCGTCCTCGAAGACGGTGCGCGAGGCGGTCGCCTTCAGAGCGCAGCCCTCGAAAGCCTCGACGATGGCGCGGAGCTCGTCAAGGCTCTTCGCCGAGCGCGCCGCCTCCCGCGCCGCGGCCACCGCCGAATCGGGCGCCGGCGGCGCTCCTGCGGCGCTCACCGGCTGCGGCCGCGCCAGGGCCGGCGCGCGCGCGGCCTCCTGACGTGCGGCGAGAGCCTCGCGTCGGCGCGCTGCCTCCGCATCCGCCTCGGCGAAGCGGTCGACGGGATCCTCGCCGACGGCCACGTCCACCCCCGCGTCGCGGTAGAAGACGAGCAGCGCCTCGATTTCGTCCGGGGTGAGCGACAGGGTCATGGGCCCATCATAAGCGAAAGGCCGGAGCGCTGCGACCCGCTCCGGCCTTGCGTCTCCACCCGCTGCGACCGCCGGGGAGACGAAACGAGATGGTGGGAGGTCAGCGCCGCGGATTGGCCACGAGCTGCGGGCCGGCGGCGCCGCCGTTCAGCGAAACCCACTGGTTCGGGTCGGTCGGCGACTGACGCTTGATGAAGCGGTAGCCGGTCTCGTGCCAGAGCTTCACCTCGTTGGTGAAGTTGTCGAGGATGTAGTCGCCGCGGTCGGTGACGACGGTCAGGATGGCATGGCCGTCACCCTTGAGGTCGCGGACGACGGTGATCAGCATGGCCTCGCGCGGCACGCCGAGGGCGATCAGCCGGCGCTTCTTCTCCAGCACCAGATCCTCGCAGTCGCCCTTTCCTCCGACCGGATAGGTCCAGTATTCCTCGACGCCGAAATGATCCATGTCGGTCACCTGCTCGATCTCCCGGTTGACC contains:
- the tolB gene encoding Tol-Pal system beta propeller repeat protein TolB, whose amino-acid sequence is MTLLLNRRTILSAGTAIAGTSLFSPWSLAQGAPPVIDIRRGQVQPFPIVVPNLGGEGDMGRNISGVIENNLRRSGFFRIIEKQAYGNATLDPDQPPNFAQFRQLGAAAIVTGRAGRGADGRSRVEFRLWDVAQGGQLHGQQFATQEQNWRRIAHLVSDQIFERVTGEKGHFDTRIVFVDETGPKDRRQKRLAIMDQDGANVRYLTRGGDLVLTPRFSPSSQDITYMAYAGGEPRVYLLNIETGQREQVGNFPGMTFSPRFSPDGQRIALSLQQGSGSSLYSLDLRSRAAVRLTDGSAIDTSPSYSPDGSQIVFESDRGGGQQLYVMSAGGGGANRISFGQGRYSTPVWSPRGDYIAFTRQGGGQFAIGVIKPDGSGERIITSGFHNEGPTFSPNGLFVMFFREQGAGPKLFQADIFARAENIVPTPSFASDPAWSPTLR
- the tolQ gene encoding protein TolQ — encoded protein: MTPADAAAVASHDVSLWGLFWAAHWVVKGVMLGLVAASIWVWAIIVEKIIMYRRTKTQMDRFEQVFWSGQSLEELYRSLAQRPTTAMAALFVAAMREWKRSHETASRSFAGLQQRLDRVMNVTIQREVERLEARLMVLATVASAGPFIGLFGTVWGIMTAFQAIAVSKNTSLAVVAPGIAEALFATAIGLVAAIPATIAYNKLAGEVNKIASRLEGFADEFSAILSRQIDQQAGGYDQRAA
- the ruvB gene encoding Holliday junction branch migration DNA helicase RuvB yields the protein MSETDRILSAERRDDDADTHLRPQRLAEFIGQAQARSNLEVFISAARSRGEALDHVLFVGPPGLGKTTLAQILSKELGVGFRATSGPVIAKAGDLAAQLTNLEERDVLFIDEIHRLNPAVEEILYPAMEDFQLDLIIGEGPAARSVKIDLAKFTLVGATTRAGLLTTPLRDRFGIPIRLAFYTVEELELIVTRGARVLGVGMTADGANEIARRARGTPRIAGRLLRRVRDFAIYRDSDTITRTIADEALTRLEVDDAGLDAMDRRYLKAIALNYGGGPVGIETMAAALSEPRDAIEEIIEPFLIQQGFLQRTPRGRLLTSGAFRHLGLAEPQRDGAQFMLFKGDEEE
- the ybgC gene encoding tol-pal system-associated acyl-CoA thioesterase, with translation MTDGHHLAGRIDGETHILPVRVYYEDTDFSGVVYHASYLRFMERGRTDFLRLLGVAQGDLFETAKEEAGGGFFFVVRSMGIEFLKPARIDDVLTVETRTEVVKGATLNLAQRVKRGGEVLVEASVRVAFLAGGKPVRIPDGLRQAMTPRETGAA
- a CDS encoding transglutaminase-like cysteine peptidase; translation: MFRFASWFLFAALGIAGLADGALAQQGARRLASLTAGAVTSAPIGWVQFCGENPADCAERSPVARTVTLTSAAFAQLARVNLQVNREIEQVTDMDHFGVEEYWTYPVGGKGDCEDLVLEKKRRLIALGVPREAMLITVVRDLKGDGHAILTVVTDRGDYILDNFTNEVKLWHETGYRFIKRQSPTDPNQWVSLNGGAAGPQLVANPRR
- the tolA gene encoding cell envelope integrity protein TolA codes for the protein MALHPQKVGYGVSVAGHVLLVVAGLVGFLTSPSKVDEGESVPVEIVSDEPAQSTRGDRRGEQTPTPQRVVDRQAPEERQTQDPATLPVARERVQNTDVPPPPPPRPPVPEPKPEEAAAPPPPAARPAQLAAVQPSMPVPPQPQPRPTPPAAAAEQQQEDLAAKEAELQARQKREEEQRRQEQQRQEQARREQQRQEQQRQEQARREQEQREARERQERQQREARERQERERVAREARERQQREARERAERQRLEQANSRQFDPNSIAARLATSRSQENDRRAATRTEATGATVGRNNNLGTTTGSAARITGREIDAIRAWAERCWEIPIAAREGNSPAVRLRVSFNPDGTVTARPEVQNPRSDSNFQVLANSAVRAVMRCSAEGGVRLPRERYDTWREVVLNFDPKEMMR
- the ruvA gene encoding Holliday junction branch migration protein RuvA, translating into MIGKLKGTIDSYGPDWVIVDVHGVGYVVHCSSRTLQSLPAAGEAAVLSIETMVREDMIRLYGFANDLEREWFRLLLAVQGVGAKVALSVLSALKASDLASAIALRDKAAIGRANGVGPKVAERIITELKDKAPGFTDIDPALAKLAGDVDEKRVAGPVADAISALTNLGYGQPQAAAAIAAAAKKAGEEANTQTLIRMGLKELSS
- a CDS encoding uracil-DNA glycosylase produces the protein MTLSLTPDEIEALLVFYRDAGVDVAVGEDPVDRFAEADAEAARRREALAARQEAARAPALARPQPVSAAGAPPAPDSAVAAAREAARSAKSLDELRAIVEAFEGCALKATASRTVFEDGARDARVMFVGEAPGREEDMEGRPFVGKSGQLLDRMLASVGLDRQTNAYIANIIPWRPPGNRTPTPQEIAICEPFVRRQIELKAPELLVCVGAPSTETLLGLKGIMKMRGRMTGYEAGGRTIRAIATLHPAYLLRSPIAKRLAWRDMLTIRKTLEL
- a CDS encoding ribonuclease HII, coding for MAQPIPTFALERRALKQGFAPVAGVDEAGRGPLAGPVVAAAVILDPSAIPKGLADSKVLDATRREELYAAITRSALACAIASSGPLRIDATDIRKATLHAMSRAVAGLSLPARHVLVDGRDVPPLPLGVSGEAIVDGDALVLSIAAASILAKVHRDRLMVHVDAAHPGYGFAVHKGYGTKAHREAIAAHGPCLHHRMTFGTLKATAE
- the tolR gene encoding protein TolR; this encodes MGAQLAGGGGGGGRGGGRRRRRSHVMNEINITPFVDVMLVLLVIFMIAAPLMTVSVPIDLPQASARAIQQDKPPITVSVRQNGEIFVGDDKVESAALVERVRTRAQNGAEERIFVRGDAAANYQAIMDVLSQLKGGGFTKVALVATERATR